Proteins co-encoded in one Paracrocinitomix mangrovi genomic window:
- a CDS encoding efflux RND transporter periplasmic adaptor subunit: MKRIISILIIVGLLAIVVIQLSQNKKEAENRVYQYDKEAPVKVFGEVIKDKNETQNKTFSGLFESMNEVKVSADIQGKITQIFVNEGQKVSKGQALLKMDEQMLQLQLNVLETKLDGLKKDEARYQTLSNEDAVPAITLEKTQNAIATIEAEKKTILEQINKSTVRAPFNGVVSMKFCEVGGFASPAVPLFELINQTELKFVINVPEEDLHLFTENQPYSVTTGISANSISASLSQVSSKGGMGNSFKVEFALDNSIGIKPKMNGELKFVTNQSLNDALTISSKAIIGSESNPEIYVVSNGKAVRTPISILSRNGDYLSVKGEIKKGDTIVTGGFINLFDNANVIVNQ; this comes from the coding sequence ATGAAACGAATCATAAGCATATTAATAATTGTAGGCTTGCTTGCCATAGTTGTTATCCAATTATCTCAAAACAAAAAGGAAGCGGAAAATCGAGTTTATCAATACGATAAAGAAGCTCCAGTAAAAGTATTTGGTGAAGTAATAAAAGATAAAAACGAAACACAAAACAAGACATTTAGTGGTTTGTTTGAATCTATGAATGAAGTAAAAGTGAGTGCTGATATTCAAGGCAAAATCACCCAAATCTTTGTGAATGAAGGTCAAAAAGTTTCCAAGGGGCAAGCCTTACTGAAAATGGATGAACAAATGCTTCAACTTCAATTGAATGTTCTTGAAACCAAATTAGATGGTTTAAAAAAGGATGAAGCCCGCTATCAGACTTTATCCAATGAAGATGCCGTTCCTGCTATCACTTTGGAAAAAACGCAAAACGCAATTGCTACCATTGAAGCAGAGAAGAAAACAATCCTTGAGCAAATCAATAAATCGACTGTCCGTGCTCCATTTAATGGAGTGGTCTCTATGAAGTTTTGTGAAGTGGGTGGATTTGCGTCACCTGCTGTTCCTTTGTTTGAACTAATCAATCAAACCGAATTAAAGTTTGTAATTAATGTTCCCGAAGAAGACCTCCATTTGTTTACAGAGAATCAACCTTACTCTGTAACAACAGGTATATCTGCTAATTCTATTTCGGCAAGTTTAAGTCAAGTGAGTAGTAAAGGTGGCATGGGAAACAGTTTCAAAGTAGAGTTTGCTTTGGACAATTCAATTGGAATTAAACCCAAAATGAATGGTGAGTTAAAATTCGTAACCAATCAAAGCTTGAATGATGCATTAACCATTTCCTCAAAGGCAATAATTGGATCTGAATCAAATCCAGAAATATATGTTGTATCCAATGGTAAAGCGGTTAGAACGCCAATTTCAATTCTATCAAGAAATGGAGATTATCTATCCGTTAAGGGTGAAATCAAAAAAGGAGATACGATTGTAACAGGAGGATTTATCAATCTTTTTGATAACGCCAATGTAATTGTGAACCAATAA
- a CDS encoding TolC family protein: protein MKLVFTNVLILFLSSVNLYGQTWTLEQCIDSAYANNQRIAIAENTQELSALKHKEAKSNLLPKLSINGEYKYFIELPYQLMPLSVFGGPEGQFKEAQFGVPHNINANVLLQVPIYSSGLIGNINKLETSQKIVELEVKKTYDQIYFEVSNIYRNAQLLKSQMVFIDSTISNTERVKQNIELLAEQKLANQNDVKKLELKVSTLQSYKANLDVKLQQIYNALQLLTGSASAIEVEDNILMIDLMQYEDNGNKDIEIIQLQQEIINIDLKSLKQSKFISEVGFVATYGTQGFGYDQSPNQFLNFYPIGYAGIRFTYPLFNGTVTNKKIDQKNLELENLKLKEELTKDAQQVEIENAVLRLENAFNNVTLSEQQVDLAQSIYEQEEKKHKQGLISVNDLMIAQNELIQNQQNYLQSIAEFLAADLELKKLTNNISNN, encoded by the coding sequence ATGAAGTTAGTATTTACTAACGTATTGATTTTATTCTTAAGTAGTGTAAATCTATACGGACAAACATGGACATTAGAGCAATGCATTGATAGCGCTTATGCGAACAATCAGAGAATTGCCATTGCTGAGAATACTCAAGAATTATCAGCTCTGAAACATAAGGAAGCTAAATCCAATCTTTTACCAAAGCTTAGTATTAATGGTGAGTATAAATACTTTATTGAACTCCCATATCAGCTCATGCCTTTATCGGTTTTTGGTGGACCAGAGGGACAATTTAAAGAAGCTCAATTTGGTGTACCTCACAACATCAATGCGAATGTACTGTTACAAGTTCCTATTTATTCATCTGGGCTGATAGGCAACATTAATAAGTTGGAAACCTCTCAAAAAATAGTAGAGCTAGAAGTCAAAAAGACGTATGATCAAATTTATTTTGAAGTCTCAAACATTTATCGAAATGCTCAACTATTAAAGAGTCAGATGGTTTTTATTGATTCGACCATTTCAAATACAGAAAGAGTTAAGCAAAACATTGAATTACTAGCCGAACAAAAGTTAGCAAATCAAAATGATGTGAAGAAGTTAGAGTTAAAAGTATCCACACTCCAGTCGTATAAAGCCAATTTGGATGTCAAATTACAGCAAATCTATAATGCACTTCAATTGCTTACAGGAAGTGCTTCAGCTATTGAGGTAGAGGACAATATTCTAATGATAGACCTTATGCAGTATGAAGACAATGGAAATAAAGACATAGAAATTATTCAATTGCAACAAGAGATCATCAATATAGATTTAAAGTCACTTAAACAATCTAAATTCATATCAGAGGTTGGATTTGTGGCAACATACGGAACCCAAGGTTTTGGATATGATCAAAGTCCAAATCAGTTTCTAAACTTTTACCCCATTGGATATGCTGGAATAAGATTCACTTACCCACTATTCAATGGAACTGTTACGAATAAAAAGATTGATCAAAAGAACTTAGAGTTGGAAAACTTAAAGTTAAAGGAGGAATTAACTAAAGATGCGCAACAAGTTGAAATTGAAAATGCTGTTTTGCGATTAGAAAATGCCTTTAATAATGTTACGCTAAGCGAACAACAAGTCGATCTGGCTCAGTCTATCTATGAGCAGGAGGAAAAGAAACACAAGCAAGGGCTAATTTCTGTGAACGATTTAATGATCGCACAAAACGAGCTTATTCAGAATCAGCAAAACTATCTCCAAAGTATAGCTGAATTCCTTGCGGCTGATTTAGAACTAAAAAAATTAACCAACAACATTTCAAATAATTAG
- a CDS encoding cupin domain-containing protein yields MNIRDKHSEKVVSAYALFKGKEGNATAIQIKKGEQLKEHITKTEAFLICVSGSARFENEKGETHDLKCGDCVLIEPMVKHWVDGIDTCQLVLLK; encoded by the coding sequence ATGAATATAAGAGATAAACATTCGGAGAAAGTCGTTTCCGCTTATGCGCTTTTTAAGGGAAAAGAGGGAAACGCAACTGCAATTCAGATAAAAAAAGGGGAACAACTTAAAGAGCATATTACTAAAACGGAAGCTTTTTTAATTTGCGTAAGTGGTTCTGCTCGATTCGAAAATGAGAAAGGAGAAACACACGATCTTAAATGTGGTGATTGTGTTTTAATTGAACCAATGGTAAAGCATTGGGTTGATGGAATAGATACCTGTCAACTAGTATTATTGAAATAA
- a CDS encoding sensor histidine kinase, giving the protein MVAERGKIPLAIVVSGIIFSIDLLLPLGIAGGVPYVIVILILSFENQSNIIWTAATVTSILNIIGFFLSPKGGELYKVISNRLLALFVIWSTAIIVFRLLKTRYNLKIEKERMKERELMIQEVHHRVKNNLQVIDSLANLQIDYSKNETVKMELKSYTSRVLAISKIHELLYRRPSENNLNMAEYIIFLFDYYKSVFQEMNKIKISMDLDEIELGVEKAANLGLVINEILTNAIRHGLEETSNPELNIKMKKSSAGINIFISDNGVGFDPQSPEFNKGLGSDIIYGIIKQLSGEISCTNSSGTQYTIRIPAT; this is encoded by the coding sequence ATGGTAGCAGAAAGAGGGAAAATACCTTTGGCAATTGTAGTATCTGGAATCATTTTTTCTATTGATTTGTTACTTCCTCTGGGAATCGCAGGTGGAGTACCATACGTAATAGTTATTCTAATATTATCTTTTGAAAATCAATCTAATATTATTTGGACTGCAGCAACAGTCACAAGTATTCTTAACATTATTGGATTCTTCTTATCACCGAAAGGTGGCGAACTATATAAAGTAATTTCAAATAGGCTTTTAGCCTTATTTGTTATCTGGTCAACGGCAATAATAGTCTTTAGACTATTAAAAACAAGATATAATTTGAAGATAGAGAAAGAGAGAATGAAAGAGAGGGAATTAATGATACAAGAGGTGCATCATAGAGTAAAAAATAATTTACAGGTAATAGATAGTTTGGCTAACCTACAAATTGATTATTCAAAAAATGAAACAGTTAAAATGGAGTTAAAAAGTTACACTTCAAGAGTATTAGCTATATCTAAAATTCATGAATTATTATATAGAAGACCGAGTGAAAATAATCTTAACATGGCTGAGTATATAATTTTTTTATTCGATTACTACAAAAGTGTTTTCCAAGAGATGAACAAAATCAAAATAAGTATGGATTTAGATGAAATAGAATTGGGCGTTGAAAAAGCAGCGAATCTAGGGCTGGTTATTAATGAAATTTTAACCAATGCTATTAGACATGGGTTAGAAGAAACAAGTAATCCAGAATTAAATATCAAAATGAAAAAGTCATCTGCAGGAATTAATATATTTATTTCAGATAATGGTGTAGGGTTCGACCCTCAATCACCAGAATTTAATAAAGGATTAGGTTCAGATATAATATATGGAATCATTAAGCAACTTAGCGGAGAGATTTCTTGCACAAATAGTAGTGGAACACAATATACAATCAGAATACCTGCTACATAG
- a CDS encoding TonB-dependent receptor, whose amino-acid sequence MKITILIAIMTTHFVALTQDKSTVSGFVKDLTSGEPIIGAKVYCSETKQGTITNEYGFYSLTLYNDTIKIQFSSIGYSPQDSTILVSSDINISIELLSNNQLNTVVVYGQEQIEDKTQMGEISLPMNMVQKLPVLLGETDIIKVLQLYPGVQSGNEGSSGMYVRGGGADQNLILLDGVPVYNVSHLFGFFSVFNSESINNVTMIKGGFPARYGGRQSSVLDIRMKEGNSKNFQGSVNIGLISSKFTLEGPIKKDKTSFIISGRRTYMDLLANLARSKKDTPLNNDSTSMKTGYYFWDLNAKINHKFSDNSRLYVSGYFGLDRFYNQQGFSYSSGGVVSKQETNNKLQWGNAIGSIRWNRVINPKLFLNVSANYSQYQFLVGFDIKTLSGANEEKIGFSYSSGIRDWTGKVDFNYHPNSIHTIKFGGGNTYHTFTPGVNQFITSGNTSLDSVSSTNKLFSHEHWLYLEDDFEITKKLKVNLGLHLAGFLTQDKWFPSIQPRISARYLINANSSLKLSYSRMNQYLHLLTNPTIGLPTDLWVPVTKTVRPQFSDQIAFGYFQTLPIGFQFSAETYYKSMNNLIEYKEGASFFSASADWQDKVVTGKGNSYGFEFLFEKKTGKTTGWIGYTLSWNNRQFEDLNFGNPFPYTYDRRHDIGVAITHKFSDKFDLGVVWVYGTGNATTLALQTYNGIDGSTYTGQNPMVEIEYLDSRNNYRMPSYHRLDIGLNFNKQRKYYYRTWQLGFYNLYSRQNPFMLYFDLNDKGQKVLKQLSLFPIIPSISYSLKF is encoded by the coding sequence ATGAAGATTACAATTTTAATCGCGATAATGACCACTCATTTTGTTGCCTTGACACAGGATAAATCAACAGTAAGTGGTTTTGTTAAGGATTTAACCTCAGGAGAACCAATCATAGGTGCAAAAGTTTATTGTTCTGAAACGAAACAAGGAACCATTACAAATGAATATGGATTTTATAGTCTTACTCTATATAATGATACTATTAAGATTCAATTCAGTAGTATAGGTTACTCTCCTCAGGATTCTACAATTCTAGTATCATCAGATATAAATATTTCAATTGAACTTTTATCTAATAATCAATTAAATACTGTGGTTGTTTATGGACAAGAACAGATAGAAGATAAAACTCAAATGGGAGAAATATCACTTCCTATGAATATGGTTCAAAAACTTCCTGTCTTATTGGGAGAAACAGACATTATTAAAGTTCTTCAATTATATCCGGGAGTTCAATCGGGCAATGAAGGTTCAAGTGGAATGTATGTTCGAGGAGGAGGAGCTGACCAAAATTTAATTCTATTAGACGGTGTACCAGTATATAATGTGTCTCATTTATTTGGTTTCTTCTCAGTATTTAACTCTGAATCTATTAATAATGTTACAATGATAAAGGGAGGTTTTCCTGCTAGATATGGTGGAAGACAATCTTCTGTTTTGGACATAAGAATGAAAGAAGGAAATTCAAAGAATTTTCAAGGCTCAGTTAATATAGGACTGATATCTTCAAAATTTACTCTTGAAGGTCCTATTAAAAAAGACAAAACCTCTTTTATAATCTCAGGACGTAGAACATATATGGACTTATTGGCAAATCTAGCCAGATCAAAGAAAGACACTCCACTTAATAATGATTCAACCTCCATGAAAACCGGATATTATTTCTGGGATTTAAATGCAAAAATTAATCACAAGTTTTCTGACAATAGCAGACTTTATGTAAGTGGTTATTTCGGACTTGATAGATTCTATAACCAACAAGGTTTCTCTTATAGTTCAGGTGGGGTAGTTTCAAAACAAGAAACAAATAACAAATTACAATGGGGCAATGCTATTGGTTCAATCAGATGGAACAGAGTCATTAATCCAAAGTTGTTTTTAAATGTTTCTGCTAATTATAGTCAATATCAGTTTTTGGTTGGATTTGATATTAAAACATTGTCAGGAGCGAATGAAGAAAAAATTGGCTTCTCATATAGTTCGGGTATTAGAGACTGGACTGGAAAAGTAGATTTTAATTATCATCCAAATTCTATTCATACAATTAAATTTGGAGGAGGGAATACATATCACACTTTTACACCTGGAGTCAATCAATTTATAACTTCGGGTAACACTTCTTTAGATTCAGTTTCTTCAACCAATAAATTATTTAGTCATGAACATTGGTTGTACTTGGAAGATGATTTTGAAATCACCAAAAAGCTAAAGGTAAATTTGGGGTTACATTTAGCTGGATTTTTAACACAAGATAAATGGTTTCCTTCCATTCAACCGAGAATTTCAGCTAGATATCTTATAAATGCAAATTCTTCTTTAAAACTGTCTTATTCAAGAATGAATCAATACCTACATTTATTAACTAACCCAACAATTGGACTTCCAACAGATTTGTGGGTGCCAGTTACGAAAACAGTAAGACCACAATTTTCAGATCAAATTGCATTTGGTTATTTCCAAACTCTTCCTATAGGTTTTCAATTTTCAGCAGAAACTTACTATAAATCAATGAATAACCTAATTGAATACAAAGAAGGTGCGAGTTTTTTTAGTGCCTCTGCAGACTGGCAAGACAAAGTGGTTACAGGAAAAGGAAATTCATACGGATTTGAATTTTTATTCGAAAAGAAAACTGGAAAAACTACCGGTTGGATAGGTTACACCTTAAGTTGGAATAATAGACAATTTGAAGACCTTAACTTTGGTAATCCTTTTCCTTATACATATGATAGGCGGCATGATATAGGAGTAGCAATTACACACAAATTTAGTGACAAATTTGATCTGGGAGTGGTTTGGGTTTATGGTACTGGTAACGCAACAACTCTAGCTTTACAAACTTATAATGGAATTGATGGTTCTACATACACAGGCCAAAATCCAATGGTTGAAATTGAATATTTGGATAGTAGAAATAATTATCGAATGCCTTCATATCACAGATTGGATATTGGACTTAATTTTAACAAGCAAAGAAAATATTATTACCGCACATGGCAGTTAGGGTTTTACAATTTGTATTCTAGGCAAAATCCCTTCATGTTGTACTTTGATTTAAATGATAAGGGGCAAAAAGTATTGAAACAACTTAGTTTGTTCCCAATTATTCCAAGTATTTCTTATTCTTTAAAATTTTAA
- a CDS encoding DUF4249 domain-containing protein, whose translation MNRGVLTVLLGTAFVSCVKEIEFNTEDVKTKIVVNSLFSNDSIWSIQLSNSKSILDTSKLKSIENAIVQVTEEQNNIITSFTHTGNGVYTSTNFTPSASSTYKLEVNVPNYNAITSRSDCPLPVEIIGIDSATTNFGNKPSLSVELSFNDSNETKNYYIVDVIGNIKKYNQETGDTVSYFERLQLSCSDPNIELVNSFETEGFGNVFNYILLSDTNFSSDIYKLKFNIINWSDLKDVDFQGYIRLISASEDYFLYKKSFAIYQEVQGNPFATPVQVYSNIENGLGIFAACSYSLWPINW comes from the coding sequence ATGAATCGTGGCGTATTAACTGTACTATTAGGTACCGCATTTGTTTCTTGCGTAAAAGAAATTGAATTTAATACTGAAGATGTGAAAACTAAAATTGTTGTGAATTCACTATTTTCAAATGACTCTATCTGGTCAATACAACTAAGCAACAGTAAAAGCATTTTGGATACTTCAAAATTAAAGTCCATTGAAAATGCAATTGTTCAGGTTACAGAAGAACAAAATAATATCATAACGAGTTTTACACATACAGGAAATGGCGTTTATACTTCAACTAATTTTACGCCCTCAGCGTCGTCAACATATAAATTAGAGGTAAATGTTCCAAATTACAATGCAATTACGTCTAGAAGTGATTGTCCTTTACCGGTAGAAATAATTGGTATAGATAGTGCCACAACAAACTTTGGAAATAAACCTTCGCTTTCAGTGGAATTAAGTTTCAACGATAGTAATGAAACTAAAAATTATTACATAGTAGATGTTATTGGTAATATTAAGAAGTATAACCAAGAAACAGGAGATACTGTATCTTATTTTGAAAGATTACAATTAAGTTGTTCTGATCCCAATATCGAATTGGTGAACAGCTTTGAAACGGAAGGTTTTGGTAATGTATTTAATTATATACTATTAAGTGATACAAATTTCTCATCTGATATATATAAGCTCAAGTTTAATATTATTAATTGGAGCGATCTGAAAGATGTTGACTTTCAGGGTTATATTAGGCTTATTAGTGCAAGCGAAGATTACTTTTTATATAAAAAATCCTTTGCTATTTATCAAGAGGTTCAAGGCAATCCATTTGCAACTCCGGTACAAGTATATTCAAATATTGAAAATGGTCTTGGTATTTTTGCTGCATGCTCTTACTCTTTGTGGCCAATTAATTGGTGA
- a CDS encoding T9SS type A sorting domain-containing protein has product MKVTKTKMAAILSALCISGISWTQNWTGNNSSDWNDPANWDNWPLTDQNIIINPANYTGVFAHPTINANSIFNPAKVNIENGAQLTINADLTTLDDINIDGFGSSLNCNGGLLSVNPSNGGRIYVLMGGNFFINNGNVNVDDRLVVGNNGSTLITAGNLQVGNRIAVEEGGYTVQSGGSVTTAILAISDGAFLANSLYNITGGSLNITSEISLENELGNFEPTLVVSGGNVLVNGNLNWNGIAPGMGRPKVEISAGNFVIHGNVENLPGSTVEMHLLLHTNGYLNQNGGMINMIDWQDSIIQQGNSNVLFNGTSLNILGSYYAEGGATAFDGVNSLVGFGTYQFNDLQVNTSSSLEIPTTSIINISGNIDVPGFMDASLATIRTNGTLQQTLSGDVSQFVGKFIMDNTSPQGLDLLVPLVVLDELNLVTGKVNTDLSGYVVITDDAISNEGSTSSFINGPMIKMGNDAFVFPVGKNNSWKRASMSAPTSIDDIVLVEYFDYPFTNLTPVNTPLTSVSSNEFWQVEDLNGTLDVELSFYWEDASASGITNCQNLSIANWNGTEWDDVPSTATGLCSGNGAGNISTDNSINQFGVYSFGFAQNTYEFFVDICAGDSYSVGQNTYTQTGTYTDVLLDVNGNDSVVVTFLHVEEVDPFVVLNNGILESTITNADSFQWLDCDNQNSPISGETAATYIPNNNGNYAVLVNVNGCFGTSPCIQYNVAGIKEKSIQDGVSIYPNPSRGIVNLVNQSDEEIIRVYVYNATGEIVFEHSKITEQISHQVAFDMTHLTTGFYTLVIEFENQIKTHKLVIN; this is encoded by the coding sequence ATGAAAGTAACTAAAACAAAAATGGCTGCTATTTTATCAGCCTTATGTATTTCGGGAATTTCTTGGACACAAAATTGGACAGGAAATAATAGCAGCGATTGGAATGATCCTGCAAATTGGGATAACTGGCCATTAACTGATCAAAATATAATTATCAATCCAGCAAATTACACAGGGGTATTTGCTCATCCTACAATAAATGCTAATTCAATTTTTAATCCAGCAAAGGTCAACATTGAAAATGGAGCCCAACTAACAATAAATGCAGATTTAACAACATTGGATGACATCAACATTGACGGATTCGGATCTAGTTTAAATTGTAATGGGGGTTTATTATCTGTAAATCCTTCAAACGGAGGTAGAATATACGTACTAATGGGAGGGAATTTTTTCATAAACAATGGGAATGTGAATGTTGATGATCGACTAGTAGTTGGTAACAATGGAAGTACTTTAATAACAGCTGGAAATTTACAGGTTGGAAATCGAATTGCGGTTGAAGAAGGAGGCTATACCGTTCAATCTGGGGGTTCTGTTACTACAGCAATTTTAGCAATAAGTGATGGAGCTTTCCTGGCAAATTCTCTATATAACATTACTGGGGGAAGTTTAAATATTACTTCAGAAATTTCATTGGAAAATGAATTAGGGAATTTTGAACCTACACTAGTCGTTTCAGGAGGAAATGTCCTTGTCAACGGAAACTTAAATTGGAACGGGATTGCTCCAGGAATGGGAAGACCAAAGGTTGAAATTTCAGCTGGAAATTTTGTGATACATGGAAATGTCGAAAATTTACCTGGAAGTACCGTAGAAATGCATTTACTGCTTCATACAAATGGATACCTGAATCAAAATGGTGGGATGATTAATATGATCGATTGGCAGGACAGCATTATTCAACAAGGAAATAGTAATGTACTTTTTAATGGAACTTCATTGAACATATTAGGATCGTATTATGCAGAAGGAGGCGCTACAGCCTTTGATGGAGTTAACTCTTTGGTGGGATTTGGAACTTATCAATTTAATGATCTACAGGTTAATACCAGTTCAAGTTTGGAAATTCCAACTACCTCTATTATAAATATTTCAGGAAATATAGATGTACCAGGGTTTATGGATGCTAGCCTTGCAACAATACGCACCAATGGAACTTTACAACAAACTTTAAGTGGTGATGTTTCACAATTTGTTGGGAAATTCATTATGGACAACACAAGTCCTCAAGGCTTAGATTTACTTGTTCCACTTGTTGTTTTAGACGAACTAAATCTTGTAACAGGCAAAGTTAACACAGATCTATCTGGTTATGTAGTAATAACAGATGATGCAATCAGTAATGAAGGGAGTACCTCAAGTTTTATAAATGGTCCAATGATCAAAATGGGAAATGACGCTTTTGTTTTTCCGGTTGGAAAAAACAATAGCTGGAAAAGGGCTTCTATGTCTGCTCCTACTTCTATAGATGATATAGTTTTGGTAGAGTATTTTGACTATCCTTTTACTAACTTAACTCCTGTAAATACTCCTTTGACCTCTGTTTCCAGTAACGAATTTTGGCAGGTAGAGGATCTAAACGGCACACTAGATGTTGAACTTAGTTTTTATTGGGAAGACGCTTCCGCAAGTGGTATAACAAATTGCCAAAATTTATCTATTGCCAATTGGAATGGAACTGAATGGGATGATGTTCCTTCAACAGCAACAGGTTTATGTTCTGGAAATGGTGCAGGTAATATCTCAACTGATAATTCTATTAATCAATTTGGCGTGTATTCTTTTGGATTTGCTCAAAACACTTATGAGTTTTTCGTAGATATTTGCGCAGGTGACTCTTACTCTGTTGGCCAGAATACTTACACTCAAACTGGTACCTATACTGATGTTTTATTAGATGTAAATGGAAACGACAGTGTAGTAGTAACATTCTTACATGTTGAAGAAGTTGATCCTTTTGTTGTTTTAAACAATGGAATTTTAGAATCAACAATTACCAATGCTGATTCTTTTCAATGGTTAGATTGCGACAATCAAAATTCACCTATTTCAGGAGAGACGGCGGCCACTTATATTCCAAACAATAATGGAAATTATGCAGTTTTGGTAAACGTAAATGGATGTTTCGGAACTTCTCCTTGCATCCAATATAATGTTGCCGGTATAAAAGAAAAATCAATTCAGGATGGAGTTTCAATTTACCCAAACCCTTCAAGAGGAATCGTTAATTTGGTTAATCAATCTGATGAAGAAATTATAAGAGTGTATGTCTATAATGCGACGGGGGAAATTGTATTTGAACATAGTAAAATAACTGAACAAATAAGCCATCAAGTAGCCTTTGACATGACACATTTGACTACAGGATTCTATACATTAGTAATAGAATTTGAAAATCAAATAAAGACACATAAGCTTGTAATCAATTAA
- a CDS encoding T9SS type A sorting domain-containing protein — MKGLTIFLSLGLLCLSLRTNAQSFWEKKEISFLNFPNEYSSCIQVYKQSKLLLGTNNGLYSSSNNGDNWQELFNEGPVNKIVCTESKIYILVGLNRIYSSDIEGSQWSLIFENNESNITDFKSWSDSIVYVSTGHVETTNGNTKYRGAGLFKTSSYGNQWEEIELGVQSDRYLSEIVIDSSGRIILSSHEYNYHDGIIIISDNQAANWDIISSLKYDAGGINETNLVYFSDISLNKQGEIYISFSGTIGMAATQMTLFGSIDSLINGEVFQHLRRSNSGFEWFYNESHQIFFIEETIFSNRIGSSNDDGLLIKRNDHYNFSSCRLDQLFNIGLKYNECSIVYQNGNIYAIQKQDRYLYRAPINQLYIKNNSTGKLNIYPNPTNDKVTIDLAGSTYAKIQLYNNTGQLIKEFESQNNLQYTIDLSEFPACAYTIMVHENSMISKGIILIK; from the coding sequence ATGAAAGGATTAACAATTTTTCTTTCACTAGGCTTACTATGCCTTAGTTTAAGAACTAATGCGCAATCATTTTGGGAAAAAAAGGAAATTTCTTTCTTAAATTTTCCCAATGAATATTCTAGTTGTATACAAGTATATAAGCAATCAAAGTTATTATTAGGTACCAATAATGGACTTTATTCCTCTTCTAATAATGGAGACAATTGGCAAGAATTGTTTAATGAAGGACCCGTTAATAAAATAGTATGCACAGAATCAAAAATTTACATTCTTGTAGGTTTAAATAGAATTTATTCATCTGATATCGAAGGAAGCCAATGGAGTCTCATTTTTGAGAATAATGAATCTAATATTACTGATTTTAAATCTTGGTCAGATTCAATTGTTTACGTTTCAACAGGTCACGTTGAAACAACGAATGGTAATACAAAATATCGAGGTGCAGGCCTATTTAAAACCTCTTCATATGGTAACCAATGGGAAGAGATTGAATTAGGTGTACAAAGTGACAGATATTTGTCAGAAATTGTGATAGATTCTTCAGGAAGAATCATCCTTAGTTCTCATGAATACAATTATCATGATGGCATTATTATAATTTCTGATAATCAAGCAGCTAACTGGGACATTATTTCCAGTTTAAAATATGATGCAGGAGGAATTAATGAAACAAATCTGGTTTATTTCAGTGATATTTCTCTAAATAAACAAGGAGAAATTTATATTTCCTTTTCTGGAACCATTGGTATGGCAGCTACCCAGATGACATTATTCGGTTCAATAGATTCCCTAATCAATGGAGAAGTATTTCAACATTTAAGAAGATCAAATTCTGGGTTTGAATGGTTTTATAATGAATCCCATCAAATTTTCTTTATTGAAGAAACTATTTTTTCAAATCGAATTGGTTCTTCCAATGATGATGGACTTTTAATTAAAAGAAATGATCATTATAATTTTTCATCCTGTCGCCTGGATCAATTGTTTAATATAGGATTGAAATACAATGAATGCAGTATTGTCTATCAAAACGGCAATATATATGCTATTCAAAAACAAGATCGCTATTTGTACCGTGCACCTATTAACCAATTGTATATCAAAAATAATTCAACAGGAAAATTAAATATATATCCGAATCCCACAAATGATAAAGTAACAATCGATTTAGCTGGATCTACATATGCTAAGATTCAATTATACAATAATACCGGACAACTGATCAAAGAATTTGAATCTCAGAATAATTTACAATACACTATAGACTTGAGTGAATTTCCAGCCTGTGCATATACAATTATGGTTCATGAAAACTCAATGATCTCTAAAGGAATAATCTTAATTAAATAA